The genomic window GGGTAGCCGCAGGCGTTTTTCGGGTAGCCGCAGGCGCTTTTCGGGTAGCCGCAGGCGTTTTTTGGCTCGCCCCAGGCGCTTTTCGGCCAGCCGCAGGCCCTTTTTGGCTCGCCCCAGGCGCTTTTGATTTACGAGCTTCCCGTTTCGGAGCAAATTTGTAGTTTATGGCTAAGAAAGTAACCATCAGTACTCTCGACAAGATGAAGGCCGCAGGCGAAAAGTTTGTGTGTATCACGGCTTATGATGCGACCTTTGCGCGCCTGGTCAGCGAGGCCGGTGCAGAGACCATTCTCGTGGGAGACTCTCTGGGCATGGTGCTTCAGGGACACGACAGCACGATCCCCGTGACCATTCAGGATATGGAATACCACACGCGCTCCGTGAACCGCGCTGCGCCCCACTCTCTGGTCATCGCCGACCTGCCGTTTATGACCTACAGCGACAGCACCCAGGCCATGACCAACGCCACGCGGCTTATGCAGGCGGGGGCTCAGATGGTAAAGATGGAGGGCGGTGTCTGGCTCAGCGATACCATTAGCGCTCTAGTCGAACGGGGCATCCCGGTCTGCGCTCACCTGGGCCTCACCCCCCAGTCTGTAAATGCCTTCGGTGGTTATCGTGTGCAGGGCCGAACACCCAAGGAAGCAAAGTCTATTCTTGCCGACGCCGTCGAGATTCAGGACGCCGGGGCGAGCCTCCTGGTGCTGGAGTGCATCCCGGCGGAGCTGGCGAGCGACATCTCGGCAAAGCTCGATATCCCGGTCATCGGTATTGGTGCCGGCGCCGGTACCGATGCGCAGGTTCTGGTCATGCATGATCTACTGGGCCTGTCGGATCACCAGCCCCGCTTTGTAGAGAACTTCATGGCCGGCGCTGGCAATGTCCAGGATGCGCTCAAGGCGTTCGTAACATCCGTCAAAGATGGTAGCTACCCCCGCGAGGAACACAGCTACACATAGCGTTTACATCACGCCTTTTACCGGGCGGTCAGGCGCCCGTTCAACATAACCAAAAGTTACACTTTGCGCTTCTTTTAGTAACAAAAGGGAGCTCACAACGGCGACTCTGAACGCTTGCCCACCCCCTGGGAAAGCTGCATACTCGGCCCCCCTGAGCGGGAAAACCCGCCATAACCCGGGCAGAGAGCGGCTGTTCCTTATCGACATCTAGTCGATATGGACGACGCTCTAACGAGCCCACCCTGACCGCAAGCGGGGTAACACAATGCTGATAGTAGACAGCAAGACAGGACTGCAGCACGCGCTGCAGCGTCACCGCCTTTCCCAGGAAAGCATCGCCTTTGTGCCCACCATGGGCAATCTCCATGAGGGACACCTGGAACTGGTGCGCCGCGCGAGGCAGCTTGGTGATATTGTGGTGGTCAGCATATTTGTCAATCCCATGCAGTTCGGTGTCAATGAGGACCTCGACGCCTACCCCAGGACCTTGAGTGCAGACCGTGAAAAGCTCTTTGCCGAAGGGGTCAATTATCTCTTTGTTCCCTCAGACGAGGATGTTTATCCCGATGGCCTGAGCGCGCAGACCGTGGTCCGGGTGCCGGATCTCTCCGAAACCCTTTGCGGTAGTAACCGTCCGGGACACTTTGACGGCGTCGCCACCGTGGTCAGCAAGCTCTTTAATATGGTTCAGCCCCAGGTCGCTCTTTTCGGAGAAAAAGACTTTCAGCAGCTGTCCATCATCCGAAAAATGGTTGAGGACCTGTGCATGCCCGTCGACATCGTAGGGGTGCCTACGGTGCGTGCGGATGACGGGCTCGCCCTGAGCTCCCGCAATGGCTATCTCAGCCTGTCTCAACGCAGCATAGCGCCTTTGCTGCATAAAACGCTTTTGGACTGTAGGGATGCCATCGCCTGCGGCTTCGATAATTTCCTTCAGATCGAATCCCATGCGCGCATGCAATTGCTGCAGGCCGGCTTTGTCCCGGACTATTTCGCGATCCGCGACGCCCGCACCCTCCAGGCCGTGGGAGAAAACACCGAGGAGATTGCGATCCTCGCTGCGGCCCGTCTCGGCGGCACCCGGCTCATCGACAATGTGCGACTGACCTTAAACCCCGTATCTGACTGGGGCATGCTCGCGACCCCCTGACTGCTGACGTCACGGCCCGGGCGCCCTGCGCCCATAAGCAAGCAGAGCCGTTCAGCCCTCGGGCCTGTGTTGCCCGACTCCTCGTCCTTCAAATCTAAAACCACAGCTGCCGACTTAGACTAACGTAGGCTTGTCTCCCTGCGCCGTGGGTCTAGAATCGATGGCTCATTCAATACAACGAATAATGATTAACGAGGGGCCCATCATGTCTCACCATTTCCCTACGCATCCCATCCCCGCGGGTTTTGAAGACGCGCACATTCAACCCGCAGACTACAAGGCCATGTATGAGCGCTCCCTGAGCGATCGCGACGGCTTCTTCGCGGACATGGCCACAGAGTTCCTGACCTGGGATAAGCCCTGGGACTCCGTATGCTCCTTCGACTTTGTGAAAGGCGACGCCAGTTGGTTCGCTGGCGGCAAACTCAACGTCAGCGTCAACTGCATCGACCGTCATCTCCCGGCGCGGGCGGATCAGACAGCGATAATCTGGGAGGGTGACAACCCCGAGGACAGTCGGGCAATCACCTATGCAGAACTCAAGGACGAGACCTGCCGTTTAGCGAACGCCCTCCGTGCCCGTGGTGTGGGCAAGGGCGATCGCGTCTGCCTGTATATGCCCATGGTGCCCGAAGCCGCTATCGCCATGCTGGCCTGCACCCGAATCGGCGCGGTACACACCATCGTGTTCGGCGGTTTCTCCCCCGAGGCCCTGAAAGACCGTATTCAGTCCGCCGAGTGCTCTGCGGTCATCACCAGCGACGAAGGACTCCGCGGTGGAAAGACCGTGCCCCTCAAGGTCAATGTCGACAAGAGCCTCGTCGACTGCACCAGCGTGAGCACCTGCATTGTGGTGCGACGCACAGGAGCAGAGGTGCCTATGGATGAGGGTCGCGATGTGTACTACGACGACATCACCGCAGAGCAAAGCACGGACTGCGAACCCGAGTCCATGGATGCCGAAGATCCACTATTCATACTCTACACCTCGGGCTCCACGGGCAAACCCAAGGGCGTACTTCACACCACGGCGGGCTATCTCCTCCAGGCGAGCATGAGTTTTAAATACGTGTTCGATTATCGCGAAGGCGAGGTTTACTGGTGCACGGCAGACGTGGGCTGGGTTACGGGGCACTCCTACATCGTCTATGGCCCCCTGGCCAATGGCGCAACGACGCTGATGTTTGAGGGCGTACCGACTTACCCTGATGCGGGTCGTTGCTGGGATGTCGTGGACAAGCATCAGGTCTCTATTTTTTATACGGCGCCCACGGCGATCCGGGCGCTCCAGGGTAAAGGCGACGCTTATGTGACGCGTTCATCGCGAAGCAGTCTGCGCATCCTCGGTACCGTGGGAGAACCCATCAATCCCGAAGCCTGGGAATGGTACTTTCATGTTGTGGGAGACGAACGCTGCCCTATTGTCGACACCTGGTGGCAGACGGAAACCGGGGCCCATATGATCACCCCCCTGCCCGGTGCGACCCCCATGAAAGGGGGCGCTGCATCGGTGCCGTTCTTTGGTGTTGAGCCCGTATTACTGGCGGAGGACGGCAGTGAAATAGAAGGCGTCGGATCCGGCTATCTGGCCATCAAATCCTCCTGGCCCAGCCAGATACGTTCAGTCTACGGCGACCACCAGCGCATGGTAGACACCTATTTTTCCAACTATCCCGGCTACTACTTCACCGGTGACGGTGCCACCCGAGATGAAGATGGCTACTACTGGATTACCGGACGCGTAGATGACGTACTTAATGTTTCAGGACATCGCATGGGTACGGCGGAGGTAGAAAGTGCCGTGGTACTACATGACAGTATCGCCGAGGCCGCGGTCGTGGGCTTTCCCCATGACATCAAGGGACAGGGAATTTACTGCTACGTGACACCTATGGAAGGTGTTGAGACCACCGATGCGCTCAAAGCGGAACTGATTCAGCTGTGTGTGGAAGAAATAGGCCCCATTGCCAAGCCAGACGTCATTCAGTGGGCGCCGGGGCTCCCCAAAACCCGTTCGGGCAAAATCATGCGGCGTATCCTGCGCAAGATTGCCGAGAATGAATTGGACAGCCTTGGGGACACGTCCACGCTCGCTGATCCCGGCGTTGTGGATGAGCTGATAAAAAACCGCGCGGGCTAGACATAGCAGGCTGGACGTAAAAAGAGCACGGTAGGACCCGCCGGGATCCGGGGGTTTCACCGTCGGCCGCTAGTTCTTGAGAAACTCGATGTTTCGTCGGATTGTCTCATCGGTCTGAGGCCCCATACCCCCGAGGGCCAGACACTCTTCCAATAAACTCGCGGCTCTGGGTTTATCACCACTGCGTACCGCCAAATTGGCAAGGTTGAGGCAGAGGGAAGTCGTGCGCTGCCCGTCATCGTAGAGACGCCGGTACAGGTCCTGGGCTTCGCCATAGTTACCATGCCGATAAGCGGCCTCGGCGGCACCCTCAAGACTGCGTGACGGCTCATAACCCAGCTCTGCGGCGCGCCGAAGATAACGGTTAGCCTTGGCGTAATCCTCTGCAAAGTACATAGCTGCTGAACCCGCCATGGAAAGCAAGCGACCGTCTTCCTTAAAGTACGGCTCGTTTTCCATCATAGAGAGGTAGCGGAGAGCTCGATCCTTTTTAGGCCTTTCGGGGTTAGCTTCGCCATAATGATGAATGATGGCGTCGAGGGTCCCGCGCCGTGAATCCACAATCGAGCCATCGACGATTTCATGAACACCTCCCTCATAACGGATATCGTCCCGGGCTCGGAAAAGCTTCATTATCGGGTGAAGAGCATAGCCGGCATAGCCACGAGACATAGAGTCGTCCGGCGTCGCTAAAATAAAATCACTCCGCGTAGTGTTAGACGTGTAATTACGGGTGGTCAGATAGAAACCGTCAAACGCTGTGGTTGCCATGGCCTCTCTAAGCCTGGGATAGTCCTCGGCGGCGATGCGCTCATCGGCATCGAGCACCAGGATCCAGTCTCCCGTCGCAGCGGCGAGACCCGCATTGCGCGCGGCAGAGAAGTTTTCAATCCATTCAAAGTCCAGCAGGGTATCCGCATAGCGCGCAGCAATGTCGCGGGTGCCGTCGGTGGACCCGGTGTCCACTACGACGATCTCATCCACGTGAGGTGCGGCGGCGGCGAGACACTCCTCAATAAAGAAGGCCTCGTCCTTGACGATCATGCACAGGGATAGTCGCATCGCTAACAACGTCGGAAAGTCATGAATAAGGGATAGGAACTATAAAACACCGGGCAAGAAAAAGGGCGCCGAAGCGCCCTTTTACCATCGCCTGAACGACAGTTTTACTCGTCGCCGGCAGACTCCGCAGGCGCTTCGTCTTCAAGAAGCTCCTTGATAGACAGCTTGATACGACCGCGCTGATCCACATCCAGAACCTTAACGCGAACTTCCTCGCCTTCTTTCAGGTGATCTGACACATTCTCGACCCGCTCGTTGGCAATCTGCGAAATGTGCAGCAGTCCATCCTTACCCGGGAGGATGTTCACGAAGGCACCAAAGTCGACGATTCGCTCGACCTTACCGGTGTAAATCGCACCGACTTCCGCCTCGGCCGTGATCTCTTCGATCAGTGCTACGGCTTTATCCCGGGACGCCTGATCCTGACCAAAGACACGCACCGTGCCATCGTCTTCAATATCGACGGTCGCACCCGATTGCTCGGTAATGGACCGAATCATCGCGCCACCCTTGCCGATGATGTCACGGATCTTGTCCGCATCCACCTTCAGGGTCACCATGCTCGGCGCATTCTCTGAAGTCACTTCCCGCGGCGCATCAAGCACTGCGTTCATCTGACCCAGGATATGCAAACGGGCCTGCATGGCCTGCTCCAGAGCAATCTCCATGATCTGCTCGGTGATACCTTCGATCTTGATATCCATCTGCAGCGCGGTAACACCGTTGGCAGTACCGGCAACCTTGAAATCCATGTCGCCAAGATGATCCTCGTCACCGAGAATATCCGTGAGAACTGCAAACTGATTGCCTTCTTTCACCAGGCCCATGGCGATCCCGGCAACGGGCGCCTTGAGGGGCACACCGGCCGTCATCATGGCCAGGGATCCCACGCAAACAGACGCCATGGAGCTGGAGCCGTTGGATTCCGTAATCTCCGACACAACGCGAATCGTGTAGGGAAACTCCTCAAGATCCGGCAGCACCGCCGCAAGACCACGACGGGCCAGGCGACCGTGACCAATTTCCCGACGGCTGGTAAAGCCCACACGTCCGGCTTCGCCCACGGAATAGGGAGGAAAGTTGTAATGCAGCATGAAGGGGTCGCGACGCTCGCCTTCCAGCGCATCGATAATCTGCGCATCACGGGTCGAACCCAGGGTAACCGCGCCAATGGCCTGAGTCTCACCACGGGTAAACAGGGCGGAACCGTGCGCCTTGGACAGAATATCGACCTCACAGGCAATTTGACGCACCGTGCGGGTATCCCGACCGTCGATACGCGGCTCACCGGCAATGATGCGATTTCGCACCAGGGCCTTTTCGACTTTCTTGAAGTAGTCCTTCACCAGATCGGCACTGGGACCGTCTTCCGTGGCCAGCTCGGCCACACAGGCATCGCGAATCTCGCCAACGCGCGCGTAGCGCTCTGCTTTATCGGTGATGCGGTAAGCCTCACCCAGGTCACCCTTGACCTTGTCCGTAACCGCAGAGAGCAGGGCCTCGTCCGTGGCAGGTGCCTGCCAGTCCCAGCTGGGCTTGCCAGCTTCGGCTGCGAGTTCCTGTACCGCCTTGATCACCACCTGCATTTCCTGATGGGCGAACAGAACCGCGCCCAGCATCTGATCTTCTGTCAGCTGATCTGCCTGGGACTCCACCATGAGCACGGCATCCTGCGTACCGGCAACAACCATCTCCAACTTGCTGTTCGGAAGCTGATCATAGGTCGGGTTCAGGATGTAACCTTCAGACTCATTAAAGCCAACGCGTGCGGCACCGATGGGCCCATTGAAGGGGCAACCGGAAATGGCCAGCGCGGCGGAGGTGCCGATCATGGCGGGAATATCGGGATCGATGTGCTTGTCGGCAGACATCACGGTGCAGATGACCTGCACTTCATTCATGAAACCATCGGCAAACAGGGGACGAATCGGACGATCAATCAGCCGTGAAGTCAGCGTCTCTTTCTCACTGGGACGGGCTTCGCGCTTGAAAAAACCACCGGGGATTTTACCCACGGAGTAGGCTTTCTCGATGTAGTGCACGGCCAGAGGGAAAAAGTCCCGGCCTTCGCGGGCGGTTTTCTCGGCAACAACGGTCACCAGAACACTGGTATTTTCTACGGTAACAAGAACTGCGCCGGTCGCCTGACGGGCAATACGGCCTGTTTCCAGCGTGACGGTATGGCCGCCATACTGAAAGGTTTTAGTAACTGGGTTCACAATTTATCTCCAATTCAATATAAAACGACCGGAGCCCATGCCCCGGTCGTGTCAGCGTTTATCGACGTAGGCCGAGTCGCTTGATCAGTTCAGCGTAGCGCGCTGAATCTTTTCGCTTGAGGTAATCCAGCAGATTCCGCCGCTGGTTGACCATGCGGATAAGTCCCCGGCGCGAATGATGATCCTGCTTATGGGACTCGAAGTGATCGCGAAGCTGCTCAATGTTTGCGGTGAGCAGAGCTACCTGTACTTCCGGAGAACCGGTGTCGCCTTCGCTTTGCTGATAATCACGGACGATTTCCGCTTTACGTTCTGCGTTTAAAGCCATTTCAATTTCCTTTTGATAATCTGCTCTGGCACCTCTGGGGCCGATTTTCTACCGGCAACAAAGAGGTCAACCAACCCATAAAAAGAGCCTGTCCGTGCAGATTGACAGACAGGTTCTCGTCAGCGTCTGCAGAAACACGGGCGTTTTACCCGCTTATCCACCGCTGACAACCAGTCGACGGGGCGCAACGCGCCCGTCGTCCAGAATTTCTCCAAGCCCCAGAAACTCACCGGTCTCCAAAGCGACGCGCACCATACCATCACAGGGCGCATTTGGCACTAGCACCGGCTGACCCTGCCGCAGGTAAAACCCACTGGATTCGGGCAGTTTCAGCAGGGGCATGTGAGCCACTGCCGTATCTGTGGGCTGCAGGAGTGCGTCCATCCCCGCCAGATCCTTGTGCTCATGTAAGGCTTCCAGCGTACCCATAGTTACGCACTGGTCCAGGGCAAAAGGACCCGCCTTGATTCGCCGCAATGCTGATACATGGCCGCCCACGCCCAGCCGTTCGCCAAGATCCATGGCCAGAGAGCGCACATAGGTACCCTTGCTGCATAAGATGCGCACATCCGCCTCGGCCCGCGCACCGGGACGGAATGCCAGAAGCTCCAGGGACTTTACGGTCACGGCGCGTGGCTGCCGCTCTACCTCAATCCCCGCCCGGGCTAATTTGTAGAGCGGTTTACCATCACGCTTGATGGCCGAGTACATGGGCGGCAGCTGCTCAATAGCACCGCGAAAGGCATTCAAGGCCTCCTCGATCGTCGCTTTGTCGAGGTGCCCGGCATCAGCTTCCCCTACGGTCTCGCCTTCGGCGTCCCCGGTCTCTGTGCTTTGGCCAAGGCAGAAAGTGCTCTCGTAGCCCTTCTCCGCATCCAGGAGGTACTGGGAAAACTTGGTGGCCTCGCCAAAGCAGAGCGGTAAAACACCGGTGGCGAGGGGATCGAGACTCCCCGTGTGCCCCGCCTTCGCCGCCGAAAACAGCCACTTACAGCGCTGCAGGGCCTGATTGGAGCTCATGCCCAGGGGTTTATCGAGAAGAAGAATGCCGGAGACTGCTCGACCACGGCGCCGTCGCGCCATGCTCAGTTGACTCCGCTCGGACCGCTAGTGTCGGACTCGTCAGCGGCGTCGACAGGGTCGGGGAGATCCGCGTAACGGCGATCATCGGCCGTGCGGGCACGATGGATAAGTGCCTCGAGATCCCTGCCCCTACCCACACTGCTGTCAAACACAAAGCGCAGCTTGGGTACGCTGCGCATGGAGGCATCCCGGGCAAGGGCTGAGCGCAGAAAACCCGCCGCGTTGTTGAGCACGTCGGTGCAGGGTTTTGCCTCCTCGGCCGTATCAGAGCCCAGCAAGGTAAAGTGCACCCGGGCATGGGAGATATCCCGACTGACATCCACGGCGGTAATGCTCACCATGCCAAGGCGGGGGTCGCGCACTTCCCGCTGAATGATCAACGCAAGCTCGCGGCGCAGGTAATCACCTACGCGCTCGGTGCGACTAAACTCTTTGGCCATGGCAACAGGGGAAGCGCGACAGTCCGTTACAGACTGCGCGCTATCTCGCGAACCTCAAAGACTTCGATCTGATCGCCCACTTTGACATCGGTGTAATTCTTCACACCGATACCACACTCGACGCCATTACGTACCTCGTTGGCGTCATCCTTGAAGCGCCGCAGGGATTCAAGCTCACCCTGGTAGATCACGACATTGTCGCGCAGCACGCGGATGGGCTTGGAGCGGTACACCGTGCCTTCGGTCACCATGCAACCGGCAATCTGGCCAAACTTGGGCGAACGGAATACGTCCCGTACCTCGGCAATGCCCACGATTTCTTCGCGCATCTCCGGAGGCAGCATGCCCGACAGGGCCTGCTTCACGTCGTCAATGAGATCGTAGATCACATTGTAGTAGCGAAGGTCCACACCTTCCGCTTCCACCAGACGGCGCGCGGATGCATCGGCACGCACGTTGAAGCCGAAGACCACGGCCTCAGAGGTCATCGCCAGGTTGATATCGGTCTCGGCGATACCACCGACACCGCCGGATACGATATTGACCTGCACCTCGTCATTACCCAGATCCAGCAAGGCCGTCTGCAGGGCCTCGAGGGAACCGCGCACATCAGCCTTGACCACCACGTTGAGCGTCTTTTTCTCGCCTGCGGTCATGCTCTCAAACATATTGTCGAGCTTGGCTGCCTGCTGACGCTGAAGCTTGCTGTCACGCATTTTCTCCTGGCGGGAATCCGCCAGCTCGCGCGCACGCTTTTCGTTCTCAAGCACGGCGAACTGGTCGCCGGCATCCGGCGTGCCATCAAGGCCGAGGATCTCGACGGGAATACTCGGGCCCGCTTCATCAATGGGCTTCCCGTTCTCATCGAGCATGGCGCGCACGCGACCGTAGTGCAGCCCCGCAAGGCAGATATCACCCTGACGCAAGGTGCCGCTTTGCACCAGCAGCGTCGTTACAGGACCGCGACCCTTGTCCAGACGGGACTCAATAACAATACCTTGGGCAGGCACTTCGCGAGGGGCCTTGAGCTCGAGGAGCTCGGCCTGCAACAGGATCGCATCCAACAGCGCATCCACGCCATCTCCGGTCAATGCCGACACGGGAATAAACTGATGCTCCCCACCCCACTCCTCGGGAATCACTTCCTGAGCGGCCAATTCGTTCTTGACGCGATCGGGGTCCGCGCCTTCCTTGTCCATCTTGTTCACCGCAACAATCAGCGGGACCTCTGCGGCCTTGGAATGTTGCACCGCCTCAATGGTCTGGGGCATCACACCGTCGTCCGCCGCGACTACCAGAATCACGATATCCGTGCTCTTGGCGCCGCGGGCACGCATGGCCGTAAATGCGGCGTGGCCCGGCGTATCCAGGAAGGAAATCATGCCGTGGTCCGTATCGACGTGATAAGCGCCGATGTGCTGGGTGATACCACCCGCCTCGCCCGAGGCAACCTTGGCTTTGCGAATGTAATCAAGGAGCGATGTCTTACCGTGGTCAACGTGACCCATAACGGTAACCACCGGCGCCCGGGGCGTCTGCTCGCCTTCATGCATGGCCAGCGCTTCGCTCAGGTTGTCCTCAAGCTCATCCGCACTCACCAGCTTGACCTTGTGGCCCAACTCTTCAACCACCAGCGTGGCGGTGTCCTGATCGATCATCTGGTTGATGGTCGCCATGACGCCGAGCTTCATGAGCTCTTTAATCACGGCACCGGACTTCACCGACATCTGCTGGGCGAGGCCACCGACAGAGATCATGTCCGCCAGCTCTACTTCGTACACCTTCTTAGCTGTGGGCATTTCGAATCCGTGTTTGCCATGCTCTTCGTGAGTGGATTTGCCCTTGCGACGGCCGCCGCGACGACGGGGCGCACCGGACTCGGCGGCCTCGAGATCGGATAACGACAGGTTGTGACCGCGGTGCTTACCACGCCCAAGGGGCTCGGCGCCCACGCGACCACGGGACTTTTTCTTTCGGGGCTCTTCGCGACCCGGGGCAGCGGGAGCGTCGTGAAGACGCTTGGGCTTGCGGGCCACATCCGCACTGGGCGCTGACCGCGGCGCCGCGGCTGCTTCTGCAGCTTTGCGCTCCTCTTCGGCCTTGCGCGCGGCAATCGCCGCTTCCCGGGCAGCAGCTTCCTCCGCTTCCTGCTTCTTGCGGCGCGCCGCAGCTCGCTGACGAAGCACCTCAGGATCCAGGTCTTTTTCATCTTCGGGCTCGGGCTCAGGCTCGGGCTCCGGTGCGGGCTCGGGTTCCGGCGCCACAACTTCCGGCTCCACAACCTCCTCGACCACGGGCTCCTCGACAAGATCATCCAGGGCTGCTGAGGGCGTTTCCGCCGCATCCTCTTCCAGAACGTCACGCTTGACGTAGGTGCGCTTTTTTCGCACCTCGACGTTGACGGTTTTCTTGCCCTGGGAACCGCCGGCACCGCGGAGGGTGCTGATGGTTTTGCGCTTCAAGGTTATGCGCTTGGGGGCCGCGGTGGACTCACCATGACTGGCCTTGAGGAATGCCAGCAACGTCTGCTTGTCCTCGTCAGACACGGCCTGCTCTGCCGCACTGTGAGGCAAGCCCGCATCTTTCATCTGCGCCAGCAAACGCTCTACCGGTGCGCCTACCGTTTCTGCCAGTTGCTCTACTGTTACCTGCGCCATCGCGCTGTCTCCCTTGTGACCCGTTGACCCTGCTCTACCATCAGAGGGGTTATCAGGCCGACTCTTCCTCAAACCACGGCGCGCGAGCAGTCATGATCAGCTCACCAGCGCGCTCTTCGGTCATATCTTCAATATCCATCAACTCATCGACGCCCTGCTCTGCCAGATCTTCCATGGTCACGATGCCGCGACTGGAGAGAATAAAGGCGAGATGACGGTCCATACCGTCCATGGTCAGCAGGTCTTCCGCGGGCTCCTGGGCTCCGAGCTCTTCTTCCGAGGCAATAGCCAGGGTTAGAAGGGCGTCCTTGGCACGAGCGCGAAGCTCCTCCGCGATGTCCTCATCAAAACCGTCGATGGACGTCATTTCTTCGAGGGGGACATAAGCCACCTCTTCCAGAGTCGTAAAACCCTCATCAACCAGGATGCCGGCGACATCCTCGTCAACATCCAGCTTGTCCATGAAGGTCTGGATGACCTGTCCGGCTTCGGCTTCCTGCTTCTCGAGCGCCTCGTCGACGCTCATCACGTTGATCGTCCAGCCCGTCAGTTCGCTCGCCAGACGCACGTTCTGCCCGGCGCGGCCGATGGCCTGAGCAAGATTGTCTTCCGCCACGGCAACGTCCATGGTGACGTTTTCTTCATCCACAACGATGGATTCGACTTCCGCCGGCGACATGGCGTTAATCACCAGTTGCGCGGGGTTGTCATCCCACAGCACGATGTCGACCCGCTCATTGTCCAGCTCGTTGGATACGGCCTGCACACGGGATCCGCGCATGCCCACGCAGGCGCCGACGGGATCAATGCGCTGATCGTTGGTCTTTACCGCAATTTTTGCGCGCGATCCGGGGTCCCGGGCAGCACTGCGAATTTGAATCACTTCTTCGGAAATTTCCGGCACTTCGATCTTAAACAGTTCAATGAGCATTTCCGGGCAGGCTCGGCTGAGAATCAACTGAGGGCCGCGGGTCTCCGTGCTGATTTCCTTCAAAATGGCCCGCACGCGGTCGTTGATACGGAAAGTTTCCCGTCCGACGAGTTGCTCCCGGGGCAACAATCCCTCGGCGTTGTTACCCAGATCAACGATGACGTTGTCCCGTGTCACCTTCTTGACCGTGCCCGCAACCAACTCGCCGACGCGGCTTTCGTAGAGTTCCACCACCTGTGCACGCTCTGCGTCGCGTACTTTCTGGACGATAACCTGCTTGGCGGTCTGGGCAGCGATGCGTCCGAAGCCGACGTTTTCCACTTTCTCTTCATGGACATCGCCGGGCTTCAAGGAAGGATCCTGTTCGATGGCTTCTTCCGTTGTGAACTGGGTGCCCAGGAGTGCCAGCTCGTCGTCGGGCACTACCAGCCAGCGGCGCACGGTTTCGTAATCGCCGGTCTCACGATCGATGGTGACTTCGATATCGGCGTCTTCGTCGTAACGCTTCTTGGTGGCCATGGCCAGGGCAGACTCGATCGCCTCAAAGATAATGTCCTCAGACACGC from Congregibacter litoralis KT71 includes these protein-coding regions:
- the acs gene encoding acetate--CoA ligase, with amino-acid sequence MSHHFPTHPIPAGFEDAHIQPADYKAMYERSLSDRDGFFADMATEFLTWDKPWDSVCSFDFVKGDASWFAGGKLNVSVNCIDRHLPARADQTAIIWEGDNPEDSRAITYAELKDETCRLANALRARGVGKGDRVCLYMPMVPEAAIAMLACTRIGAVHTIVFGGFSPEALKDRIQSAECSAVITSDEGLRGGKTVPLKVNVDKSLVDCTSVSTCIVVRRTGAEVPMDEGRDVYYDDITAEQSTDCEPESMDAEDPLFILYTSGSTGKPKGVLHTTAGYLLQASMSFKYVFDYREGEVYWCTADVGWVTGHSYIVYGPLANGATTLMFEGVPTYPDAGRCWDVVDKHQVSIFYTAPTAIRALQGKGDAYVTRSSRSSLRILGTVGEPINPEAWEWYFHVVGDERCPIVDTWWQTETGAHMITPLPGATPMKGGAASVPFFGVEPVLLAEDGSEIEGVGSGYLAIKSSWPSQIRSVYGDHQRMVDTYFSNYPGYYFTGDGATRDEDGYYWITGRVDDVLNVSGHRMGTAEVESAVVLHDSIAEAAVVGFPHDIKGQGIYCYVTPMEGVETTDALKAELIQLCVEEIGPIAKPDVIQWAPGLPKTRSGKIMRRILRKIAENELDSLGDTSTLADPGVVDELIKNRAG
- a CDS encoding glycosyltransferase family 2 protein: MRLSLCMIVKDEAFFIEECLAAAAPHVDEIVVVDTGSTDGTRDIAARYADTLLDFEWIENFSAARNAGLAAATGDWILVLDADERIAAEDYPRLREAMATTAFDGFYLTTRNYTSNTTRSDFILATPDDSMSRGYAGYALHPIMKLFRARDDIRYEGGVHEIVDGSIVDSRRGTLDAIIHHYGEANPERPKKDRALRYLSMMENEPYFKEDGRLLSMAGSAAMYFAEDYAKANRYLRRAAELGYEPSRSLEGAAEAAYRHGNYGEAQDLYRRLYDDGQRTTSLCLNLANLAVRSGDKPRAASLLEECLALGGMGPQTDETIRRNIEFLKN
- the pnp gene encoding polyribonucleotide nucleotidyltransferase — encoded protein: MNPVTKTFQYGGHTVTLETGRIARQATGAVLVTVENTSVLVTVVAEKTAREGRDFFPLAVHYIEKAYSVGKIPGGFFKREARPSEKETLTSRLIDRPIRPLFADGFMNEVQVICTVMSADKHIDPDIPAMIGTSAALAISGCPFNGPIGAARVGFNESEGYILNPTYDQLPNSKLEMVVAGTQDAVLMVESQADQLTEDQMLGAVLFAHQEMQVVIKAVQELAAEAGKPSWDWQAPATDEALLSAVTDKVKGDLGEAYRITDKAERYARVGEIRDACVAELATEDGPSADLVKDYFKKVEKALVRNRIIAGEPRIDGRDTRTVRQIACEVDILSKAHGSALFTRGETQAIGAVTLGSTRDAQIIDALEGERRDPFMLHYNFPPYSVGEAGRVGFTSRREIGHGRLARRGLAAVLPDLEEFPYTIRVVSEITESNGSSSMASVCVGSLAMMTAGVPLKAPVAGIAMGLVKEGNQFAVLTDILGDEDHLGDMDFKVAGTANGVTALQMDIKIEGITEQIMEIALEQAMQARLHILGQMNAVLDAPREVTSENAPSMVTLKVDADKIRDIIGKGGAMIRSITEQSGATVDIEDDGTVRVFGQDQASRDKAVALIEEITAEAEVGAIYTGKVERIVDFGAFVNILPGKDGLLHISQIANERVENVSDHLKEGEEVRVKVLDVDQRGRIKLSIKELLEDEAPAESAGDE
- the panC gene encoding pantoate--beta-alanine ligase, which produces MLIVDSKTGLQHALQRHRLSQESIAFVPTMGNLHEGHLELVRRARQLGDIVVVSIFVNPMQFGVNEDLDAYPRTLSADREKLFAEGVNYLFVPSDEDVYPDGLSAQTVVRVPDLSETLCGSNRPGHFDGVATVVSKLFNMVQPQVALFGEKDFQQLSIIRKMVEDLCMPVDIVGVPTVRADDGLALSSRNGYLSLSQRSIAPLLHKTLLDCRDAIACGFDNFLQIESHARMQLLQAGFVPDYFAIRDARTLQAVGENTEEIAILAAARLGGTRLIDNVRLTLNPVSDWGMLATP
- the panB gene encoding 3-methyl-2-oxobutanoate hydroxymethyltransferase, whose product is MAKKVTISTLDKMKAAGEKFVCITAYDATFARLVSEAGAETILVGDSLGMVLQGHDSTIPVTIQDMEYHTRSVNRAAPHSLVIADLPFMTYSDSTQAMTNATRLMQAGAQMVKMEGGVWLSDTISALVERGIPVCAHLGLTPQSVNAFGGYRVQGRTPKEAKSILADAVEIQDAGASLLVLECIPAELASDISAKLDIPVIGIGAGAGTDAQVLVMHDLLGLSDHQPRFVENFMAGAGNVQDALKAFVTSVKDGSYPREEHSYT